ACTCTGAATACCTTCTAAGTTCTCTTAGGATGTCTATGACTCATTCAATTGTGAATATGCATTTCTCAGTAAATCTTATTTACAACTATTGTTCTTAATAAGATTCACAATGATGATGTGCTAAACCACTGAAGTTTGCAGACCTCCAAAGCACTCTTCGTAGTGCTAAAACCAGTGTTTTCTGAGTCTGAGATTAATAACCACAAATTTATTTAATACCCTGTCAATagtctttttcattcttttcctATATAAAACACTAAATATCTTTGTATTATGTTAAGAAGTATTGTATATATTTTCCTCAGCCAAAATCCAGGATCAAACAGCCAACTAAAGGACATGAAATAAAACTGCTACTAAAAAACTCACTATGTTACATCAGTTTCTTTTGAAATACATCATCCCACACCAGCATGGAGCATCCATTAACATCAACAAAGCAATAAAACATCATGTATTCATGGATAATGTTAGTATGTTACTAACCTTGTCTTAATTCAAGCCCTGGAAGTTGTACTACTTGAACCTCCCATTGTACCATTGTTATTATCCATGACAGCATGAACTTCCCTTGCTGCAGCTATGGCAGAATCCGCCCTCTTAACAATTTTCTGAAGCTCCCCAACTTTCTCAGATAACGATGTAACATTTGTGCTGGTTGATTGAACCAAATGATTCGCAGTCTCTAGAGCAGTGCACAGCTAAATAAACCCCACAAAAATTATTAATGAAAAAGAGCAAGATCCATCAATCAcaccataaaaataatattaccaaCAATATTTAACTTGGTTATTTGAATTCTAGAACTGcaacataattttttaattaccatcacaattttACATTTTTATATCATTAGGATTTATCTTAAAAATCACCTAGCTAATAAGTGATAACAAATAACCAAATAGATAGATTAGATTCTGACAAGGACACTATTAGTTAGAGTTAATCACTTATCAGAAGTCGGTGActcttgtatatactttattgatAGTTTTATTTTAGCTctacataccaaaaatcatgcaTCTTGTAACACTAAATTCAAATTGTTCAATTTTCTCCAAATCCACTGATTCTCTTGATTCTATGAAGATTTTTTAATGTTCATGTATCTAATTATGTAACGagatattaacaaaaataaccaCCTTTTATGTTGACACCTAAATGATAATCTAAAAGAATAgtaaatcaaaattaaactctaatttCGTAACCTCTAATANNNNNNNNNNNNNNNNNNNNNNNNNNNNNNNNNNNNNNNNNNNNNNNNNNNNNNNNNNNNNNNNNNNNNNNNNNNNNNNNNNNNNNNNNNNNNNNNNNNNNNNNNNNNNNNNNNNNNNNNNNNNNNNNNNNNNNNNNNNNNNNNNNNNNNNNNNNNNNNNNNAAATTACACAAATTACACTCTTATACtaacttatattatatatatttcaatTTACTTACCTTTAAGGTTAGAGAAGTCCAAGAATGATCGGTCCCAGCAAGTGCCGAAACCAAGTGATCATAGTTTTCCTGAAAGCGAATGAGAAATTAGAGCAATGGAATAGAGATGGATGGTGAATTAGTGCGAAACGACGAAAAGTGTAAGGTGCTGAACCTGGAAGAGTTTGGTAAGGTCAGGGACATGAGAATCGCCTTCTAGATCTAAACGGCAAGTGGAAGCGGGGGGCTTTTCGTGGCGGCGATATTCTGCCACCGGTGACACCACCACGGCGGCGTCTCCTTCTTCTCCGACGTCGCTGAGGAGATCTCCGATGCATAGGAGGGGCCCACCAATTCCTCTCATTTTTTCTCTTCGTTATGAGGAGCGAAAGTTCCGGAaacgtttattttttttttccagaaAACGTTTTTTCTGAGAATATTATCAACAGGGCCCAATAAAGACATTTCGGCCCATTATGTTGGGCCGAGCCCAATTTGTAAATTGTTTCCAATTTTCTTCAGTGGGAAGACTGAGAGCTTGTCCACCTGAACTGTCCCCTGTTGTGTTTGTGTTCATCGCTGCTACCACCGCGGCATTCATCactacgaagaagaagaagaagaagaagaaaaagaaaacaagcacATGGATAGCGACATCGACGAATCCCTTCGAAAGAGGCCTCGAAAATATCCATTCTCTACCGATTCGTCTTCTCGCAAGGTCTCTTATCCATTCTTTCTTTCATCTTCTCTCTTTGTTTTGTTGTTAATTAGTTTCTTGTTACGGTAGTGAATTCCGGGGCCCTTCTATGTATTCCTTTCAATTTTTTGCTGTTATCATTGCAATAAGAAACCCTAATGCGGTGTTTCTTCATGTGAGTTTCACTGTTGTTAGTTAGAATTCTATAGtagaacatcttctttaagtttatttatttactatttgGTTTGTTTTGTATAGTTATAGATATCCGAGTAATTTAGTCGCCATGAATTTATGGTGGTCTTGTAGATGTTGACATATGGTACTTCATTGCTCCACAATTAGTCCTTTTTTTGGTGACTGAGATCCCTAAGAAGGAATAATTTGACCTAACTTTTACAGTTTTACACAATGTCTAATTAAGGATTACGCAATAGATAGGAGtgcaattttcaattttaaagtaAGAAGGTTTTTAGTTACACCAATTTGGAGGGTTTATCAACTTTCTTTTGTCAAGGACCACTTTGAAGCTTTACTGTTTCTTCCTTTCTTTACCTCCTCTTTCTACTGAGATGATTGTACAACCATGCAGCAAATTGAACTATATGCTGGGCAGCAATATGTATTATGCAGTTAAAGGGGGTAGTGGTAATGGTTCTCAGTTCTCACCTCAATAAGTCTGGTTGGTTTGGATGACTATTTGTTGTTGCTTTTCTCGTTTATTATAATTGCTCTCCTCATCGTTAATTTGGGATTGATGAGCATGAATAAGGGGGAAAAAGAGCTTTGTGTATTGCATTATTGCAATGTTTCCTGCAGTTTTAATATCTTTGTATTTATTTAACTTTTGTTTGGTGGCTGTCGGGGTAGTCAACATGCTGGGAAGATTGATAGGCTTAGGATTTTCAGCATCCAGCTGCTGCATTAGTGCTGTCATGTGGGAGAGAGTAGGTTGAGGTTGAGGTGGCTACCCATAAAACTGCATCATTttgatttggtgaggtaatcagGCCATTCATTGAAGTGATGATGGGTATATTTGGAAAGAAGTATTAAAAACTTTTTCATATAACGGCAAAACATGGCCAAAATCAGATAAATACAAATTAAACCATGATAATACTTTAAAACATAATGTTATCCGAATTAATGATTCTAGAAACATAATGATGTAAGTGCACGATGAACCAAATGCTAGTTGAAGATAGTAAATATGAGAATAAAAGAGATAAATGGTGTAAATCAATAGCTTCAGTCCAGAATAGATAATTAGGCTGTGAATATGAGCATGGAATCAGATGTAAAAGCTTCAGCTCTAGACTGTATAGTCCAGATCTTCTTTCAGTGATTTTCATTTTGGGTTGCTAGGTGATAATCAAGTTCATACAGGTTTAGGAACAAGGTACCCGTTAGATTAATTACCCATTGGCTTAAAATGCTTGACGTAGTAGCATTGTGGAATTTACTTTGCCTTATGATCTGATGTGGTGGAGCTGTTTCTATTATACCTGAGTATGTAGGGAGCTTTACCATCAATCGGCTTTCATACCTTT
The DNA window shown above is from Arachis ipaensis cultivar K30076 chromosome B08, Araip1.1, whole genome shotgun sequence and carries:
- the LOC107613174 gene encoding uncharacterized protein LOC107613174 translates to MRGIGGPLLCIGDLLSDVGEEGDAAVVVSPVAEYRRHEKPPASTCRLDLEGDSHVPDLTKLFQENYDHLVSALAGTDHSWTSLTLKLCTALETANHLVQSTSTNVTSLSEKVGELQKIVKRADSAIAAAREVHAVMDNNNGTMGGSSSTTSRA